The following coding sequences lie in one Zingiber officinale cultivar Zhangliang chromosome 2B, Zo_v1.1, whole genome shotgun sequence genomic window:
- the LOC122049291 gene encoding cytochrome P450 71A1-like, with amino-acid sequence MEFESVSLFLLFPLLLLLFVILRLQVKRKSSSSHGDLPPSPPGLPLVGNLHQIGPFIHKSLAALSNRHGPLILLRLGCVPTLVVSSPDAARDVLRTHDHICASRPATTATRILLDGCNDVAFAPYDEEWKQRRRICTLHLLSSKMVQSYALVREQEVAAMVAAICSRGSEAEIDMSTVLFAFSNDILCRVVTGKKFEERKWLFSELISENSMLLAKIYIGDYLPWLGWVDWLLGNVARVKKSLKRWDDLLDQVIQEHAEQVSSDDEKDFVDVLISLQKDPVLESILTPEIIKALLQDMFAAGTETSYITLEWAMAELVRNPSKMQKLQDQVRSVAGGRGKMVKEEELCQMPYLKAVIKETFRMHPPVPLLLPRELLEDCPVQGYNIPKKTRLFVNAWAMGRDPKYWEAPLEFQPERFIDGEVEFTGNDPRFIPFGAGRRICPGLNFAIASLELALANLVHRFDWGLPAGLSREEFGMEEVAGLLVRREGRLHVVAKTWDG; translated from the exons ATGGAGTTTGAGAGCGTTTCCCTATTCTTACTCTTTCCTTTGCTTCTGCTTCTGTTTGTTATTCTACGACTACAAGTCAAAAGAAAGTCTAGCTCTTCACATGGCGACCTGCCTCCTTCGCCGCCAGGGCTTCCCCTCGTCGGCAACCTTCACCAGATCGGACCTTTCATCCACAAGTCCCTCGCCGCCCTCTCCAACCGCCACGGCCCGCTCATCCTCCTCCGCCTCGGCTGCGTCCCGACCCTCGTCGTCTCCTCTCCCGACGCTGCCCGAGACGTGCTCCGCACCCACGATCACATCTGCGCCAGCCGCCCCGCCACCACCGCCACCCGCATCCTCCTCGACGGCTGCAATGACGTGGCCTTCGCCCCCTACGACGAGGAATGGAAGCAACGCCGCCGGATCTGCACCCTTCACCTGCTGAGCTCCAAGATGGTGCAATCCTACGCTCTGGTCCGCGAGCAGGAGGTGGCCGCCATGGTCGCCGCCATCTGCTCCCGGGGATCAGAAGCGGAGATCGACATGTCCACCGTCCTGTTTGCCTTCTCCAACGACATTCTGTGTCGGGTCGTCACGGGGAAGAAGTTCGAAGAGAGGAAATGGTTGTTCTCGGAGCTCATCTCCGAGAACTCGATGCTGCTGGCCAAGATTTATATCGGGGACTACCTCCCGTGGCTCGGTTGGGTGGATTGGTTGCTCGGCAACGTGGCGAGAGTAAAGAAGAGCCTGAAGAGGTGGGACGATCTGCTGGATCAGGTTATCCAGGAGCATGCAGAGCAAGTGTCGTCGGATGATGAGAAAGATTTCGTGGATGTTTTGATCTCCCTTCAGAAGGATCCCGTGTTGGAATCCATCCTCACTCCAGAAATCATCAAGGCGCTTCTTCAG GACATGTTCGCCGCCGGAACAGAGACGTCGTACATAACTCTGGAATGGGCCATGGCGGAGCTGGTTCGCAACCCGAGCAAGATGCAAAAACTGCAGGACCAAGTGAGAAGCGTAGCCGGCGGCAGAGGCAAAATGGTGAAAGAGGAAGAGCTTTGCCAGATGCCCTACTTGAAGGCCGTCATCAAGGAAACCTTCCGGATGCATCCCCCCGTTCCATTACTTCTACCGCGAGAACTTCTGGAGGATTGCCCGGTTCAAGGCTACAACATCCCGAAGAAGACGAGACTGTTCGTTAATGCATGGGCGATGGGCAGAGATCCGAAGTACTGGGAAGCGCCCCTTGAGTTCCAGCCGGAGAGGTTCATAGACGGCGAAGTTGAGTTCACTGGGAATGACCCCCGGTTCATTCCGTTTGGAGCGGGCAGGAGGATTTGCCCTGGATTGAACTTTGCCATAGCATCTCTGGAGCTTGCTCTGGCGAACTTGGTGCATCGGTTCGATTGGGGGTTGCCTGCCGGATTGAGCAGGGAGGAGTTTGGCATGGAAGAGGTGGCGGGCTTATTGGTCCGGCGAGAAGGGCGACTTCATGTTGTTGCCAAAACGTGGGATGGGTAG